A section of the Heterodontus francisci isolate sHetFra1 chromosome 7, sHetFra1.hap1, whole genome shotgun sequence genome encodes:
- the zdbf2 gene encoding DBF4-type zinc finger-containing protein 2 isoform X3: MERFLQDVIQYHPSRYKDNRSTYMDLPSISAPLLPKKELADIHSYQDDKETIATREELPSTDNESIRSAHVLVGRNTNCSRAKGSIASPLPIGDPLSRKGILIKEPASGEQLVDINSPTHKRLCKTAFLGVSEGVLSCNKLDRQGLRIGLGLYKPAPRKGIKDHDKPMAVSPPKCEHHEHWSPTSAQMNFPNVSSGPAFKFAKLHNVTSQGTIAGPPLPQLRDSTGASSPRCSGGPSQTEECKPQNRNTVTCLSTLKETKMADHIEDLVSETIESVIQKYCNRQTSQLQDSDSENSAAEMKGMPTYCQLEKQRKIVEVGLQSSVPGTKWPPEGDHHPCTPSNSCEMVCNRQTIRDTASCFKKMLSLTLSNERKSGGHRQGTGEDGSSGGSICSLSSQLGHLKSTSSSDWDASVKVEKDCSRIVNKDLELLTDTQITLEDRGYKTQLSSVLHFQPDECDKMEEENHAPSENNVKVELVEEKMQPLEMERKLRSLSHMPASFAGKTWSEIMAEDDLKVEALVKEFKEGRYLCYFDSESLGNHGRKQRKKHRSGVKDTLKTMSKASAESSLDVPVPETLPHLQEGNGEAEPAPALCKPGLGKKPALRHCRLASRCQVVKVSHGTQTSEVSYPVVKKKSKRLEQEPENIWTGLEQEERSDMKTRLCSLRLPRSYSKIMSPVQPRTVIYVLSSPDFTSAAQVASREGKRNSKASEDSASPTKYKYKKSPVRYYDPATNRIVKTPPSSFSTERLRRSSHHVRQLFRSLSPDINMGHLADERKSSTTKSWLKADAAKAGVKMGSSGSLPHPGHATSSTPWLASALKTKEWALGESPSSECPSKSTGTTSSSRQTSLSRSLMGSDGPPPPWRRSEQKSIVLSPLRRDTPESPFGKLNVYVGPRSRRAPEKENPRAASGEEPLYNLRGTSSQSDLGTPAAAAGPTPPRRLRLRSSFRAAPDKDGSSGEKMLRREAEHSDVATREKAAQQHSPRQGTRKRK; encoded by the coding sequence AACGTACATGGACCTGCCATCAATTAGTGCCCCACTTCTCCCCAAGAAGGAGCTTGCCGACATACACTCGTATCAAGATGATAAGGAGACTATTGCGACCAGGGAGGAGTTACCCAGCACAGATAACGAATCCATCCGATCAGCACACGTGCTGGTTGGGAGGAACACGAATTGCAGTCGGGCCAAAGGCAGCATTGCATCTCCACTGCCCATTGGGGATCCGCTAAGTCGAAAAGGCATCCTAATTAAAGAGCCAGCATCTGGAGAGCAGTTGGTTGACATCAACTCCCCTACCCATAAACGCTTATGCAAGACTGCTTTTttaggtgtgagtgagggtgttctATCATGCAATAAATTGGATAGGCAAGGACTTCGTATAGGTTTGGGCCTATATAAGCCTGCACCAAGGAAAGGAATAAAGGACCACGATAAGCCCATGGCTGTTAGCCCTCCCAAATGTGAGCACCATGAACATTGGAGTCCTACATCTGCCCAAATGAACTTTCCTAATGTCTCCTCAGGGCCAGCTTTTAAGTTTGCCAAATTGCACAATGTTACCTCTCAGGGCACAATAGCAGGGCCTCCTCTTCCTCAACTCAGGGACTCCACAGGGGCCAGTAGCCCACGCTGTTCTGGTGGGCCAAGCCAAACTGAGGAGTGCAAGCCACAGAACAGGAACACTGTCACTTGTCTGAGTACTCTCAAAGAAACTAAAATGGCAGATCACATAGAGGATTTGGTCTCCGAGACCATTGAGTCAGTCATTCAGAAATACTGTAACAGGCAAACGTCACAATTGCAAGACAGTGACAGTGAGAATTCAGCAGCAGAGATGAAAGGAATGCCTACATATTGTCAACTTGAAAAGCAAAGGAAAATAGTAGAGGTAGGCCTGCAGAGCAGTGTCCCAGGTACAAAATGGCCTCCTGAAGGAGATCACCATCCTTGTACACCTTCGAACAGTTGTGAAATGGTTTGCAACAGACAGACAATACGGGATACAGCGTCTTGCTTCAAGAAAATGCTGTCTTTAACCCTCTCTAATGAAAGAAAATCTGGAGGGCACCGCCAGGGCACTGGTGAAGATGGTAGTTCTGGCGGCAGCATTTGTTCTCTCAGCAGTCAACTGGGACACTTGAAGTCTACCAGCAGTTCTGATTGGGATGCCTCTGTAAAGGTAGAGAAGGACTGTTCAAGGATAGTGAATAAGGATTTGGAGCTGCTTACGGACACCCAAATAACCCTCGAAGACCGTGGTTATAAAACACAACTGAGCTCCGTCCTCCATTTCCAACCAGACGAGTGTGACAAAATGGAAGAAGAAAATCATGCCCCTTCGGAGAACAATGTGAAAGTGGAACTCGTTGAGGAAAAAATGCAACCCCTTGAAATGGAGCGGAAGCTTCGGTCACTATCACACATGCCTGCATCTTTTGCTGGAAAGACTTGGTCGGAAATTATGGCAGAAGATGATCTGAAAGTGGAGGCACTCGTGAAGGAATTCAAGGAGGGGCGATATCTCTGTTATTTTGATAGCGAATCCTTGGGCAACCATGGAAGGAAACAAAGGAAGAAGCATAGATCTGGCGTGAAAGACACATTAAAGACCATGTCCAAGGCATCAGCTGAAAGTAGCTTAGATGTCCCTGTTCCTGAAACATTGCCACACTTGCAAGAGGGGAATGGTGAGGCTGAGCCTGCCCCTGCTCTGTGCAAGCCAGGATTGGGCAAGAAGCCAGCTTTGAGGCACTGTCGCTTGGCATCCAGATGCCAGGTTGTCAAAGTCAGTCATGGCACCCAAACCAGTGAGGTCAGCTACCCAGTGGTCAAAAAGAAATCCAAAAGATTGGAGCAGGAGCCAGAGAATATTTGGACCGGGCTGGAGCAAGAAGAGAGGTCTGACATGAAAACCAGGCTGTGCTCCTTGAGGTTGCCCAGGTCCTACAGCAAGATCATGAGCCCAGTCCAACCCAGGACAGTCATATACGTCCTCTCCTCACCTGACTTCACGTCTGCAGCTCAAGTCGCCTCTAGGGAAGGAAAGAGGAACTCCAAGGCTTCGGAAGACAGTGCCAGCCCAACCAAATACAAGTACAAGAAGTCCCCCGTGAGATATTACGACCCAGCCACCAACAGGATTGTGAAGACCCCACCCAGCAGCTTCAGTACTGAACGCCTGAGGCGGTCGTCCCACCACGTGCGCCAGCTGTTCAGGAGCCTCAGCCCGGATATCAATATGGGGCACCTCGCCGATGAGCGCAAGTCCAGCACGACTAAATCCTGGCTGAAGGCTGATGCGGCAAAGGCCGGAGTGAAAATGGGCAGCAGTGGCAGCCTCCCACACCCTGGCCATGCCACCAGCTCAACGCCGTGGCTAGCCAGTGCCCTTAAGACCAAGGAGTGGGCGCTGGGGGAAAGCCCAAGCAGTGAATGCCCATCTAAAAGCACCGGCACCACCTCCAGCTCCCGCCAGACCTCGCTATCCAGGTCGCTGATGGGCTCCGACGGGCCTCCTCCGCCGTGGCGTCGCTCTGAGCAGAAGAGTATTGTCCTGTCGCCGCTGAGGAGAGACACGCCCGAGTCTCCGTTTGGCAAACTCAATGTGTATGTGGGCCCGCGGAGTCGGCGGGCCCCCGAGAAGGAGAACCCTAGGGCAGCATCCGGGGAGGAGCCGCTGTATAACCTAAGGGGCACGTCGTCTCAATCTGACTTGGGGACTCCAGCAGCTGCTGCTGGTCCAACCCCACCCCGCAGGCTGCGCCTGCGATCCAGTTTCCGGGCGGCCCCCGACAAGGACGGGTCGTCGGGTGAAAAGATGCTGCGGAGGGAAGCTGAGCACAGCGACGTGGCCACCAGGGAGAAGGCGGCACAGCAACACAGCCCTCGCCAGGGCACTCGCAAGAGGAAGTGA
- the zdbf2 gene encoding DBF4-type zinc finger-containing protein 2 isoform X2: MNDSASGDGPYAEQPIPETFSRQSRRGYCGCCKELYTSLDQHLQTIRHRQFASTSRNQGPAKSLMERFLQDVIQYHPSRYKDNRSTYMDLPSISAPLLPKKELADIHSYQDDKETIATREELPSTDNESIRSAHVLVGRNTNCSRAKGSIASPLPIGDPLSRKGILIKEPASGEQLVDINSPTHKRLCKTAFLGVSEGVLSCNKLDRQGLRIGLGLYKPAPRKGIKDHDKPMAVSPPKCEHHEHWSPTSAQMNFPNVSSGPAFKFAKLHNVTSQGTIAGPPLPQLRDSTGASSPRCSGGPSQTEECKPQNRNTVTCLSTLKETKMADHIEDLVSETIESVIQKYCNRQTSQLQDSDSENSAAEMKGMPTYCQLEKQRKIVEVGLQSSVPGTKWPPEGDHHPCTPSNSCEMVCNRQTIRDTASCFKKMLSLTLSNERKSGGHRQGTGEDGSSGGSICSLSSQLGHLKSTSSSDWDASVKVEKDCSRIVNKDLELLTDTQITLEDRGYKTQLSSVLHFQPDECDKMEEENHAPSENNVKVELVEEKMQPLEMERKLRSLSHMPASFAGKTWSEIMAEDDLKVEALVKEFKEGRYLCYFDSESLGNHGRKQRKKHRSGVKDTLKTMSKASAESSLDVPVPETLPHLQEGNGEAEPAPALCKPGLGKKPALRHCRLASRCQVVKVSHGTQTSEVSYPVVKKKSKRLEQEPENIWTGLEQEERSDMKTRLCSLRLPRSYSKIMSPVQPRTVIYVLSSPDFTSAAQVASREGKRNSKASEDSASPTKYKYKKSPVRYYDPATNRIVKTPPSSFSTERLRRSSHHVRQLFRSLSPDINMGHLADERKSSTTKSWLKADAAKAGVKMGSSGSLPHPGHATSSTPWLASALKTKEWALGESPSSECPSKSTGTTSSSRQTSLSRSLMGSDGPPPPWRRSEQKSIVLSPLRRDTPESPFGKLNVYVGPRSRRAPEKENPRAASGEEPLYNLRGTSSQSDLGTPAAAAGPTPPRRLRLRSSFRAAPDKDGSSGEKMLRREAEHSDVATREKAAQQHSPRQGTRKRK; encoded by the coding sequence AACGTACATGGACCTGCCATCAATTAGTGCCCCACTTCTCCCCAAGAAGGAGCTTGCCGACATACACTCGTATCAAGATGATAAGGAGACTATTGCGACCAGGGAGGAGTTACCCAGCACAGATAACGAATCCATCCGATCAGCACACGTGCTGGTTGGGAGGAACACGAATTGCAGTCGGGCCAAAGGCAGCATTGCATCTCCACTGCCCATTGGGGATCCGCTAAGTCGAAAAGGCATCCTAATTAAAGAGCCAGCATCTGGAGAGCAGTTGGTTGACATCAACTCCCCTACCCATAAACGCTTATGCAAGACTGCTTTTttaggtgtgagtgagggtgttctATCATGCAATAAATTGGATAGGCAAGGACTTCGTATAGGTTTGGGCCTATATAAGCCTGCACCAAGGAAAGGAATAAAGGACCACGATAAGCCCATGGCTGTTAGCCCTCCCAAATGTGAGCACCATGAACATTGGAGTCCTACATCTGCCCAAATGAACTTTCCTAATGTCTCCTCAGGGCCAGCTTTTAAGTTTGCCAAATTGCACAATGTTACCTCTCAGGGCACAATAGCAGGGCCTCCTCTTCCTCAACTCAGGGACTCCACAGGGGCCAGTAGCCCACGCTGTTCTGGTGGGCCAAGCCAAACTGAGGAGTGCAAGCCACAGAACAGGAACACTGTCACTTGTCTGAGTACTCTCAAAGAAACTAAAATGGCAGATCACATAGAGGATTTGGTCTCCGAGACCATTGAGTCAGTCATTCAGAAATACTGTAACAGGCAAACGTCACAATTGCAAGACAGTGACAGTGAGAATTCAGCAGCAGAGATGAAAGGAATGCCTACATATTGTCAACTTGAAAAGCAAAGGAAAATAGTAGAGGTAGGCCTGCAGAGCAGTGTCCCAGGTACAAAATGGCCTCCTGAAGGAGATCACCATCCTTGTACACCTTCGAACAGTTGTGAAATGGTTTGCAACAGACAGACAATACGGGATACAGCGTCTTGCTTCAAGAAAATGCTGTCTTTAACCCTCTCTAATGAAAGAAAATCTGGAGGGCACCGCCAGGGCACTGGTGAAGATGGTAGTTCTGGCGGCAGCATTTGTTCTCTCAGCAGTCAACTGGGACACTTGAAGTCTACCAGCAGTTCTGATTGGGATGCCTCTGTAAAGGTAGAGAAGGACTGTTCAAGGATAGTGAATAAGGATTTGGAGCTGCTTACGGACACCCAAATAACCCTCGAAGACCGTGGTTATAAAACACAACTGAGCTCCGTCCTCCATTTCCAACCAGACGAGTGTGACAAAATGGAAGAAGAAAATCATGCCCCTTCGGAGAACAATGTGAAAGTGGAACTCGTTGAGGAAAAAATGCAACCCCTTGAAATGGAGCGGAAGCTTCGGTCACTATCACACATGCCTGCATCTTTTGCTGGAAAGACTTGGTCGGAAATTATGGCAGAAGATGATCTGAAAGTGGAGGCACTCGTGAAGGAATTCAAGGAGGGGCGATATCTCTGTTATTTTGATAGCGAATCCTTGGGCAACCATGGAAGGAAACAAAGGAAGAAGCATAGATCTGGCGTGAAAGACACATTAAAGACCATGTCCAAGGCATCAGCTGAAAGTAGCTTAGATGTCCCTGTTCCTGAAACATTGCCACACTTGCAAGAGGGGAATGGTGAGGCTGAGCCTGCCCCTGCTCTGTGCAAGCCAGGATTGGGCAAGAAGCCAGCTTTGAGGCACTGTCGCTTGGCATCCAGATGCCAGGTTGTCAAAGTCAGTCATGGCACCCAAACCAGTGAGGTCAGCTACCCAGTGGTCAAAAAGAAATCCAAAAGATTGGAGCAGGAGCCAGAGAATATTTGGACCGGGCTGGAGCAAGAAGAGAGGTCTGACATGAAAACCAGGCTGTGCTCCTTGAGGTTGCCCAGGTCCTACAGCAAGATCATGAGCCCAGTCCAACCCAGGACAGTCATATACGTCCTCTCCTCACCTGACTTCACGTCTGCAGCTCAAGTCGCCTCTAGGGAAGGAAAGAGGAACTCCAAGGCTTCGGAAGACAGTGCCAGCCCAACCAAATACAAGTACAAGAAGTCCCCCGTGAGATATTACGACCCAGCCACCAACAGGATTGTGAAGACCCCACCCAGCAGCTTCAGTACTGAACGCCTGAGGCGGTCGTCCCACCACGTGCGCCAGCTGTTCAGGAGCCTCAGCCCGGATATCAATATGGGGCACCTCGCCGATGAGCGCAAGTCCAGCACGACTAAATCCTGGCTGAAGGCTGATGCGGCAAAGGCCGGAGTGAAAATGGGCAGCAGTGGCAGCCTCCCACACCCTGGCCATGCCACCAGCTCAACGCCGTGGCTAGCCAGTGCCCTTAAGACCAAGGAGTGGGCGCTGGGGGAAAGCCCAAGCAGTGAATGCCCATCTAAAAGCACCGGCACCACCTCCAGCTCCCGCCAGACCTCGCTATCCAGGTCGCTGATGGGCTCCGACGGGCCTCCTCCGCCGTGGCGTCGCTCTGAGCAGAAGAGTATTGTCCTGTCGCCGCTGAGGAGAGACACGCCCGAGTCTCCGTTTGGCAAACTCAATGTGTATGTGGGCCCGCGGAGTCGGCGGGCCCCCGAGAAGGAGAACCCTAGGGCAGCATCCGGGGAGGAGCCGCTGTATAACCTAAGGGGCACGTCGTCTCAATCTGACTTGGGGACTCCAGCAGCTGCTGCTGGTCCAACCCCACCCCGCAGGCTGCGCCTGCGATCCAGTTTCCGGGCGGCCCCCGACAAGGACGGGTCGTCGGGTGAAAAGATGCTGCGGAGGGAAGCTGAGCACAGCGACGTGGCCACCAGGGAGAAGGCGGCACAGCAACACAGCCCTCGCCAGGGCACTCGCAAGAGGAAGTGA
- the zdbf2 gene encoding DBF4-type zinc finger-containing protein 2 isoform X1 → MNYLHSGEKSGDGPYAEQPIPETFSRQSRRGYCGCCKELYTSLDQHLQTIRHRQFASTSRNQGPAKSLMERFLQDVIQYHPSRYKDNRSTYMDLPSISAPLLPKKELADIHSYQDDKETIATREELPSTDNESIRSAHVLVGRNTNCSRAKGSIASPLPIGDPLSRKGILIKEPASGEQLVDINSPTHKRLCKTAFLGVSEGVLSCNKLDRQGLRIGLGLYKPAPRKGIKDHDKPMAVSPPKCEHHEHWSPTSAQMNFPNVSSGPAFKFAKLHNVTSQGTIAGPPLPQLRDSTGASSPRCSGGPSQTEECKPQNRNTVTCLSTLKETKMADHIEDLVSETIESVIQKYCNRQTSQLQDSDSENSAAEMKGMPTYCQLEKQRKIVEVGLQSSVPGTKWPPEGDHHPCTPSNSCEMVCNRQTIRDTASCFKKMLSLTLSNERKSGGHRQGTGEDGSSGGSICSLSSQLGHLKSTSSSDWDASVKVEKDCSRIVNKDLELLTDTQITLEDRGYKTQLSSVLHFQPDECDKMEEENHAPSENNVKVELVEEKMQPLEMERKLRSLSHMPASFAGKTWSEIMAEDDLKVEALVKEFKEGRYLCYFDSESLGNHGRKQRKKHRSGVKDTLKTMSKASAESSLDVPVPETLPHLQEGNGEAEPAPALCKPGLGKKPALRHCRLASRCQVVKVSHGTQTSEVSYPVVKKKSKRLEQEPENIWTGLEQEERSDMKTRLCSLRLPRSYSKIMSPVQPRTVIYVLSSPDFTSAAQVASREGKRNSKASEDSASPTKYKYKKSPVRYYDPATNRIVKTPPSSFSTERLRRSSHHVRQLFRSLSPDINMGHLADERKSSTTKSWLKADAAKAGVKMGSSGSLPHPGHATSSTPWLASALKTKEWALGESPSSECPSKSTGTTSSSRQTSLSRSLMGSDGPPPPWRRSEQKSIVLSPLRRDTPESPFGKLNVYVGPRSRRAPEKENPRAASGEEPLYNLRGTSSQSDLGTPAAAAGPTPPRRLRLRSSFRAAPDKDGSSGEKMLRREAEHSDVATREKAAQQHSPRQGTRKRK, encoded by the coding sequence AACGTACATGGACCTGCCATCAATTAGTGCCCCACTTCTCCCCAAGAAGGAGCTTGCCGACATACACTCGTATCAAGATGATAAGGAGACTATTGCGACCAGGGAGGAGTTACCCAGCACAGATAACGAATCCATCCGATCAGCACACGTGCTGGTTGGGAGGAACACGAATTGCAGTCGGGCCAAAGGCAGCATTGCATCTCCACTGCCCATTGGGGATCCGCTAAGTCGAAAAGGCATCCTAATTAAAGAGCCAGCATCTGGAGAGCAGTTGGTTGACATCAACTCCCCTACCCATAAACGCTTATGCAAGACTGCTTTTttaggtgtgagtgagggtgttctATCATGCAATAAATTGGATAGGCAAGGACTTCGTATAGGTTTGGGCCTATATAAGCCTGCACCAAGGAAAGGAATAAAGGACCACGATAAGCCCATGGCTGTTAGCCCTCCCAAATGTGAGCACCATGAACATTGGAGTCCTACATCTGCCCAAATGAACTTTCCTAATGTCTCCTCAGGGCCAGCTTTTAAGTTTGCCAAATTGCACAATGTTACCTCTCAGGGCACAATAGCAGGGCCTCCTCTTCCTCAACTCAGGGACTCCACAGGGGCCAGTAGCCCACGCTGTTCTGGTGGGCCAAGCCAAACTGAGGAGTGCAAGCCACAGAACAGGAACACTGTCACTTGTCTGAGTACTCTCAAAGAAACTAAAATGGCAGATCACATAGAGGATTTGGTCTCCGAGACCATTGAGTCAGTCATTCAGAAATACTGTAACAGGCAAACGTCACAATTGCAAGACAGTGACAGTGAGAATTCAGCAGCAGAGATGAAAGGAATGCCTACATATTGTCAACTTGAAAAGCAAAGGAAAATAGTAGAGGTAGGCCTGCAGAGCAGTGTCCCAGGTACAAAATGGCCTCCTGAAGGAGATCACCATCCTTGTACACCTTCGAACAGTTGTGAAATGGTTTGCAACAGACAGACAATACGGGATACAGCGTCTTGCTTCAAGAAAATGCTGTCTTTAACCCTCTCTAATGAAAGAAAATCTGGAGGGCACCGCCAGGGCACTGGTGAAGATGGTAGTTCTGGCGGCAGCATTTGTTCTCTCAGCAGTCAACTGGGACACTTGAAGTCTACCAGCAGTTCTGATTGGGATGCCTCTGTAAAGGTAGAGAAGGACTGTTCAAGGATAGTGAATAAGGATTTGGAGCTGCTTACGGACACCCAAATAACCCTCGAAGACCGTGGTTATAAAACACAACTGAGCTCCGTCCTCCATTTCCAACCAGACGAGTGTGACAAAATGGAAGAAGAAAATCATGCCCCTTCGGAGAACAATGTGAAAGTGGAACTCGTTGAGGAAAAAATGCAACCCCTTGAAATGGAGCGGAAGCTTCGGTCACTATCACACATGCCTGCATCTTTTGCTGGAAAGACTTGGTCGGAAATTATGGCAGAAGATGATCTGAAAGTGGAGGCACTCGTGAAGGAATTCAAGGAGGGGCGATATCTCTGTTATTTTGATAGCGAATCCTTGGGCAACCATGGAAGGAAACAAAGGAAGAAGCATAGATCTGGCGTGAAAGACACATTAAAGACCATGTCCAAGGCATCAGCTGAAAGTAGCTTAGATGTCCCTGTTCCTGAAACATTGCCACACTTGCAAGAGGGGAATGGTGAGGCTGAGCCTGCCCCTGCTCTGTGCAAGCCAGGATTGGGCAAGAAGCCAGCTTTGAGGCACTGTCGCTTGGCATCCAGATGCCAGGTTGTCAAAGTCAGTCATGGCACCCAAACCAGTGAGGTCAGCTACCCAGTGGTCAAAAAGAAATCCAAAAGATTGGAGCAGGAGCCAGAGAATATTTGGACCGGGCTGGAGCAAGAAGAGAGGTCTGACATGAAAACCAGGCTGTGCTCCTTGAGGTTGCCCAGGTCCTACAGCAAGATCATGAGCCCAGTCCAACCCAGGACAGTCATATACGTCCTCTCCTCACCTGACTTCACGTCTGCAGCTCAAGTCGCCTCTAGGGAAGGAAAGAGGAACTCCAAGGCTTCGGAAGACAGTGCCAGCCCAACCAAATACAAGTACAAGAAGTCCCCCGTGAGATATTACGACCCAGCCACCAACAGGATTGTGAAGACCCCACCCAGCAGCTTCAGTACTGAACGCCTGAGGCGGTCGTCCCACCACGTGCGCCAGCTGTTCAGGAGCCTCAGCCCGGATATCAATATGGGGCACCTCGCCGATGAGCGCAAGTCCAGCACGACTAAATCCTGGCTGAAGGCTGATGCGGCAAAGGCCGGAGTGAAAATGGGCAGCAGTGGCAGCCTCCCACACCCTGGCCATGCCACCAGCTCAACGCCGTGGCTAGCCAGTGCCCTTAAGACCAAGGAGTGGGCGCTGGGGGAAAGCCCAAGCAGTGAATGCCCATCTAAAAGCACCGGCACCACCTCCAGCTCCCGCCAGACCTCGCTATCCAGGTCGCTGATGGGCTCCGACGGGCCTCCTCCGCCGTGGCGTCGCTCTGAGCAGAAGAGTATTGTCCTGTCGCCGCTGAGGAGAGACACGCCCGAGTCTCCGTTTGGCAAACTCAATGTGTATGTGGGCCCGCGGAGTCGGCGGGCCCCCGAGAAGGAGAACCCTAGGGCAGCATCCGGGGAGGAGCCGCTGTATAACCTAAGGGGCACGTCGTCTCAATCTGACTTGGGGACTCCAGCAGCTGCTGCTGGTCCAACCCCACCCCGCAGGCTGCGCCTGCGATCCAGTTTCCGGGCGGCCCCCGACAAGGACGGGTCGTCGGGTGAAAAGATGCTGCGGAGGGAAGCTGAGCACAGCGACGTGGCCACCAGGGAGAAGGCGGCACAGCAACACAGCCCTCGCCAGGGCACTCGCAAGAGGAAGTGA